In Uranotaenia lowii strain MFRU-FL chromosome 2, ASM2978415v1, whole genome shotgun sequence, one genomic interval encodes:
- the LOC129742312 gene encoding cysteine-rich motor neuron 1 protein-like isoform X2, translating into MRSAKKKFHKTLAILLGAINANVLMKVIIIFLVSSEKVRALKCVCNPNECEDVKSEDCPGKGYIVWDPCRCCKVCARAFGEACGGPGDFSGTCEPQLSCVSKIPVGGSGICLDIPVYLHLSGSYQNCSETVIVESGCEIINRKCKCWDRMELCKTKSITKWDFRNVEECQLNLANLFKYELDLDDDYILTTRKNSDNSTTDKQNEIENSQIKSDAKV; encoded by the exons ATGAGAAgtgcgaaaaaaaagtttcataagaCTTTAGCCATTCTGCTGGGAGCAATCAATGCAAATGTTTTGATGAAAGTAATCATCATCTTCCTGGTGTCGAGTGAAAAAGTACGAGCCCTGAAATGTGTCTGCAATCCCAACGAGTGCGAGGATGTTAAGTCGGAGGATTGCCCGGGAAAAGGATACATAGTGTGGGATCCATGCAG atgctgTAAAGTTTGTGCCCGAGCTTTTGGTGAAGCTTGCGGGGGTCCGGGAGACTTTTCCGGCACTTGCGAACCACAGCTTAGCTGTGTTTCTAAAATTCCCGTGGGAGGGTCAGGCATTTGTTTag atattCCGGTTTACCTCCACTTGTCAGGTAGCTATCAGAACTGTTCGGAAACCGTTATTGTCGAATCGGGATGCGAAATTATCAATAGGAAGTGCAAATGTTGGGATCGAATGGAGCTTTGCAAAACTAAATCGATCACCAAGTGGGATTTCCGGAATGTGGAG GAATGTCAGCTGAACCTCGCTAATCTCTTCAAATATGAACTAGATCTGGATGATGATTACATCTTGACTACACGAAAAAACAGTG ACAATAGCACCACGGATAAGCAGaacgaaattgaaaattcaCAG